The Desulfovibrio piger DNA segment GAATTCTTCCGCCGCTCCTTCCGCATGACCGCTCCCATTTGTCTGGTGCTGGTGCTGGCTCTCGCCCTGAGCGGCGACATCCAGGGCAAGGTGGTGTCCGAACTGCAGCCCGCCAAGCTGGCCGCCATGGAATCCCACTGGGAGACCACCAAGAACGCTCCCTTCTATCTGGCCGTGGTGCCGGACGAAGCCAACGAGACCAACTCCGTGGAATCCATCGGCATCCCCGGCCTGCTGAGCTGGATCTCCTACGGCGACGCCGATGCCGAAGTGAAGGGCCTCAAGGACTTCCCCAAGGAAGACCGTCCGCCGGTCACGCCCGTGTTCTGGGGCTTCCGCGCCATGATCTTCTTTGGTGTCATCTTCCTGGCCCTGGCCGCCTGGGCCACGCTGCAGCGTAACCGCGAGACCATCAACCCCACGCTCATGCGTGCCCTGGTGTGGTGCATCCCGCTGCCCTACATCAGCATCGCCATGGGCTGGCTGGTGGCGGAAATGGGCCGTCAGCCCTGGATCGTCTACGGTCTGATGCGCACCAGCGACGCCGTGTCGCCGGTGCCCGCCGAGCATGTGTCCACGTCGCTGCTGGCCTTCATCATCGTTTACAGCGTGCTGGGCCTTCTGGACATTTTCCTGCTGCGCAAGTACGCCATCAAGGGCCCGCAGGGGCAGGAGGACTAAGTCATGCTGGAAACCTTGCAAGTAATCTGGTTCATCCTGTGGGCGCTGCTCTGGACCGTGTATTTCGTCCTGGACGGCTTCGACCTGGGCCTGGGCAGCCTGCTGCCCTTCATCGGCAGCAATGAGGAAGAACGCCGCATCATGTACAACGCTGCCGGTCCCTTCTGGGACGGCAACGAAGTGTGGCTGATCTCCGCCGGCGGCGTGACCTTCGCGGCCTTCCCCAAGGTCTATGCCGTGATGTTCAGCGCCCTGTACGCTCCCCTGCTGATCCTGCTGTTCGCCCTGATCTTCCGCGCCGTGTCCTTCGAGTTCCGCGGCAAGGTGGAAAGCGGCGTGTGGCGCGGCTTCTGGGATCTGGTCCACTTCCTGTCCAACCTGGTGCCCTCCCTGCTGCTGGGCGTGACCTTCGCCAACCTGTTCATGGGCATCCCCATCGACGGTGAAGGCGTGTTCCACGGCACGCTCATGGGCCTGGTCAACGGCTACGGCATCGCCGGCGCCATCTTCTTCCTGGTGATGTTCATGCTGCACGGTTCCCTGTGGCTGGCCATCAAGAGCCAGGGCGA contains these protein-coding regions:
- the cydB gene encoding cytochrome d ubiquinol oxidase subunit II gives rise to the protein MLETLQVIWFILWALLWTVYFVLDGFDLGLGSLLPFIGSNEEERRIMYNAAGPFWDGNEVWLISAGGVTFAAFPKVYAVMFSALYAPLLILLFALIFRAVSFEFRGKVESGVWRGFWDLVHFLSNLVPSLLLGVTFANLFMGIPIDGEGVFHGTLMGLVNGYGIAGAIFFLVMFMLHGSLWLAIKSQGELQTRAVASANLLWPVMLILLVAFLVLTFFNTDLFSNYWSNPLLLLLPVVALAGLLGVRCMLRRGQLWKAWMCSAVYIIGVTFFGVMGMFPRMLISSIDPTATLTAFNASSSELTLKIMLGVALVMVPIVLLYQFWVYRLFSHSLSAEDLKDEHAY
- a CDS encoding cytochrome ubiquinol oxidase subunit I, which codes for MDDVILLSRLQFAVAVFFHFIFVPLTLGLSLLIALMETRYVRTGDEVWRKHAKFWGKLFIINFTLGVVTGITLEFQFGTNWARYSEYVGDIFGSLLAIEATVAFFLESTFLAVWHFGWHRVGKKTHLLAIWLVVLAGNLSALWIILANGFMQNPLGYVIQNGRAELADFMAVVTNPYAWGMYAHTLLSAWTLSCFFVLGVSSWHLLRKSNVEFFRRSFRMTAPICLVLVLALALSGDIQGKVVSELQPAKLAAMESHWETTKNAPFYLAVVPDEANETNSVESIGIPGLLSWISYGDADAEVKGLKDFPKEDRPPVTPVFWGFRAMIFFGVIFLALAAWATLQRNRETINPTLMRALVWCIPLPYISIAMGWLVAEMGRQPWIVYGLMRTSDAVSPVPAEHVSTSLLAFIIVYSVLGLLDIFLLRKYAIKGPQGQED